Genomic window (Arctopsyche grandis isolate Sample6627 chromosome 5, ASM5162203v2, whole genome shotgun sequence):
TCGTAATAAAtcggatgaaaaaataaattgagttaTTGAAAGATTTAGATTTAAGTGGGAATTGATCTTTGTGATGTGAATTTTTTAAGGAACCGTCTcgacaataaattaaatataaagtcACATAAAATCGACAAACTAATAGGAGACGGCAGATCtggatttcataaaattttaaacttgcGATAGTGATCATTTTGATCAAATTTGAACCTACAACCTCTCAACTCGGAATTACATAGGTAAATGCTCAAACAGTGGGCTACGCTGTGGtttaattatattgtacttattatcttaatttaaattgatgTCGACGCGACAGTCATAACCGCAACGGTTGACGTATGTATGGTCTTTTTACATAGTCATTAGCAAATCCCTTATTAGATTATTCCACTAATTTTTAATCACATCGTTTCacacttattattttatttttatttttattttttacatagatatatatcaggaaggcttgacaggtagaccccaatgcgccttcctagacaattaattacaaatattgcagaatttttattacataaatcactgtatttagaGAAGCTGAAcatcacgaaattaacaattaattaattaattaattaatccattgagacatctatggattcagacttgtacatacatttttacatattgttcataaatcaaatccagatatttgtgacagtgggtaggatgatttttgccaatttgaggaaccgtttcaacaataaaaatcagataaattggcacattctgataagaaaagatcgacttggagtcacaaatatccgggatcgaacccaataatctctcggtgctaaacataaacgaaaccaccgagccataatgagccatattatgtaatattaatcacattctaacattttatatatatttcctttgtgtccatgtgaaatcgtacttgttatatcatactttcttattcaattatttaaaaaaaatataaaccaacatataggtatttttctaatagttctaatAGTTCTAACATTAAAAACATATCTATAAGATATTGTTTTTAGTTTGCCATAGGGCccggaattaattttataacatacatacatagggccctgcgtatatattatatcattatatgtacataaatcagtgTGAAAAGCGTAAGTTTTATTTAACAGTATTCCTGCGCGTGAAACTAAATGATTAGTTATCTCTtcgatttatattattaaatatgtatgtatgtaggtagatagtTATCCAACTTGGTTCACATCAAACGAACGTGATAAACTACATAAATGGTTCGAAACTGAAAATAACGATTCAAGTTTTATCTATCAAAGTTTTAAACCCAAGATATGAATTTGAGGAAAATTCCAATAACagcatatattaaaatacactaTTGCAGAAATACTTGTTATTTGTCCGTATTTTTACTGTGTGGTTTTCCTCAAAAGAGATTACATCTTATCAGTTTACAATGGgatgattgatttttttcaatatttgataGGGTTTTTTAACCACGATAGTGAATTTAGATTTACTGATTTGCTCGGGAtggtgaaaattgaaaaaaggtaaaatttTGCATACTGTGGTACGTGAGATAGAATACTAAATTTGGtagtttcaaattgaaaaatgttgatttgaaaacaaatattcatcttgatacaataaaatacatatattttaaatataatatgaagcaTTGTGTCATTAAATGTATGGAATAAGTCACAAGGTTTTCAGATATTCAAAATTTCAGTGGATTATAAATTGTGTCGAGGTTTAGTTCGAGCCTATGCAACTGGTATGCGTTATGCAACTGCAGTCCAGCCGGCCACCGTCTTATACAATAAcacagattttaaaataaaccatAATAAGAGCAAAAAGTTTACTCTAAATATATGAGCGCTCTGGTCGTTTTAAACTCCATGGCGCAGAGGTCCCTCAGAGAGACTCTGACACTGCTGGAGTGTTTAGCTGAGAGTGTGCAGACATTTGTTCGACCTCGGAGATGGCCGAAAGCATGCAGTTTGTGACCAAAAATCAGCGCAATGGAGTACTGGAATCCGTAAGAGCATTTaactgcatatatatatatatatatatatatatatatatatatatatatatatatatatatatatatatatatatatatatatatatacatatatatatatatatatatatatatatatatatatatatatatatatatttatatatataacattaacgtttcccttttttttttttattaaatataattttcgatCGCACGCAAGAGGCGAATGTTTCCCCTCGTGGGGTAAAAATATTGAACTTGAGTTCGTGCGACCGACACGAAATTACCATACAATACAAATTGTGAATCGTTAATTTGCACACACTTATCGGGCAAATGTTAAACAATGACAAAACATTGCAAATTGTATACCTGATTGAATGCAAGTAAGTACCCATTTTATCAATTCTTACGTAAAAATGCCATATAAAATTCAACGTAAGATATCTGGGTACTGTCAATAATTGCTATTAAATTAGGTCTGTTTCTTTTTCTGTCAAAAACATCTTCTGATGTGAAACAAACGGCATTCCTATGTTACAAATTGGTTTCGAAAcagatggaaaatattttttgagagTTAATCTTGTGCATACATTTTGAGTTATCGAATCGGTTAAGCTCGCCGAGTTAACGTCCCGCCTGTGAGtttatttttgtaactttatttaCGTTGGGTTCGTCAGCCGTGTGCTTCTCACTGAAGCAGCTGTTCCACGAAACTTTTCAGCAGTCTGCAAGGTAATCATAACACCAGAAGTGAAGGATATAATAGTATCATTCTTATCTTCGCACCCATCATTATAAAGTTTGGTCGATACTTGGTCGATACTTGAGTTTGGTCGATACTGAAACTAGACAGAGGATCCATTATATTGCTATTAAAATGTTATCATTCatccatttatatgtatattttgggcCTAGTTgacgtaataaaaaatatatgatggaTTTTTATTTGATGATATATTCGAAGGTGTGAGTCTTTTCATGAATTAAATCGTAAATGGTTAAGTACTTGCCGCTGAAAACGGGGATGCGTCACGGATGCGATTAACTTCTGGAAACTGGAGTTAAAATAGAGCAACTTCACGCGTGCAACGTAGCTCCAGTGGATGATGTTAccgtttattttcgtttatgTTTCCCTTCTTTTAAGCGTGTAATAGAACCAAACAAAAAAATGGAGTGACGAAACGTATTTATAACCAGACTGTAGTATTTTGTTTGACGTTTTGACTTACAAAACATCCTACTCAATATTTGAGTCAGGGCTCGCGAGTGAATCACCACACCAACAGGTTTCCTATAATTCGCTTCCATCAAAATTCGTACAGCTGAAAATAGCCGTTCAGCAATACGACTCAGATTTAATTCATTTCGGTGATTCAGCGTGACAAATAAACAATAACTAGGTTGCAATTTATCGGCTCTAATGTGATATAACTGGTTTAGGACAAGGTACTGTTGGAGAGGGATGTTTGTGAAGCTCAAGAGAGGGCGACTGGCCTTCAGACGTTGTGGCAGAACTGCAAGAATGATTTGGTAGCTGCTAGATTGGATGCAGCCTCGGCGCAGAGGCAGTTGACTTCGGAGAGGACGAAACTTCGTCAAACCAAAGATCAAGTTGGAGATCTCATGTCCAAGGTAATATCAATTGAAATTCACAATGCGTTGTCGCATTGGAAGTAATGCTCTTATTAAGAAAACATGTACtacgtataggtacatatattcattttccTGATACTAAAAGTCATCATAAATACGACGCTATTTCTCAGAAAGTTAGATAAGGAAAGGTTGCGATACtacaaaaatttgcattatgtaCTAGTTTTTTCCAAACATTTTTGACCACAAAACATACTTTGCGAATTCATTGACGAAGTAAGTTTTTACTCAATGGTTATttccgtatacatatgtacttgcataCTACGATAGTATAAAACTTTTCCTAATCCGGCGATTCATTTGTAATATTACGCAAAAAAATATtccgattatatatgtatgtatatgtacataggtacctacgcactttcaaacataacgaacatacatacatttataaaaagcagaaaaattatatataaaaaactaatgataaaactaaaatatcatgaaaaaataaagcattgtttattttcagtttaaaatttttacgtTGTTTAAATTACAACTTATTTCGTGAAGCATTTATTCATATCACTCGTAAGATAGTATCTATACAGTTTTGGAAACAATGATTTAAtcaatactatacatacatatgtatatatgtagctgtGTATATGTAGCATATAtactatgcatatgtatatatgtattataattacggttactatatttttttgaagaaaataaacgacatataAAGAAtcattttatcttaaaaaaatgcTCTATAAGTTAAAACATTCATTTTGGAATTTTAAGCTatctaattaattttttacagACGAAACTTCATTGAATAATTTCCTATCAATTATATTTAGTGATTATTTGATGCAATAATATATTCGAAGTAtctccaattagattttttatatataaagctTTTACTTTGACGCTGTAAATTGGATAAAAAATacttagataaaataaatagaaaacagAACCAATTTTTTGAGGATTTGCCATCGAGGGTCGACTTCACAAAATACAGGACGAAAGtgcaatttaaaatgaaataaatctaaaggacagagcagtgaaatagaggactgtcctcttaaataaaggacgtatggtcagcgtaattataatagaaaatgaaaatgaacaaaAGTTACATGACAATTCAAACTTTTTATACATCATAATCCCAAAACAAatgaagtgaaaaaaaataattcattcgtttaatattagttgaatttttaaataaaacaatttactcTATTGTTGAATAAGTTTGGTAGATAAAATATATGATTTGTTAAATATCAGCCTGTTgtgaacgcatttattttaaaatcgattTGGGAAATTTATTTTGCTGAAACgtattgaatgtacatacatatgtatgtatgtatgtataaggtgCATTAGAAAACGCGGTTGCCCCGGGAAATTCGATTGAGTTAGGAAAAGTCGGCGTTGCGTGAGTCACTGTTGGCGTAGGGGAGGCTGTCGAGGAGGGTTGCGAGCCTTTTTCCTGGAACCGGGGTGAATCAGAAGCCCGAGTCACCCCTCCGATGTATAGCTGTGGGGTCTCCCACGCGCCACGGGTTCTCCCCATTCCCACCCCAAAACCACCGCCCCAAATTCAAGGGCTCTGAGCTTGCTTATACGGTAGTATAATTCGGGAATTCGTTCTTGTTTGGATACAGTGCTCGTTAAGTTTCATATAATACATTGGACGTTTATCGTGTTTTCATGTATACGAAATTAATAACACATATTCACCAGAGTTGGTTGGTATTTCCGAATACGTAACTATTTGGAAAGTTTGATTGATAAGATTTGATagcaattttacatttttattagcGGGAAAAATTAAGTTTCCCATCTAAAAAGAATATCGCATCTCGAAGAATAATTTTGATCGATTAGATAACGAAATAACATAGGTGTTTTTGTGAACTCTTCGGTTTATCCGCCTTGGAAAATAATGCGGTGATATCACATTTTGAAATTCCTAAGCATACATTTTGGCAGCATACTGAAAGTATGTTGGTGAAATTCTTCAGAGATGATTtagaaatgataaataaatgaacATGAATACAAATCTCTACAagcaaaatttaaagaaatattaatGTGCAGCAAAAAATGATAAAGTTGTGATATCGATTTCAgttcataaatgtacatatacatacatataccaataTTCGTAAAGTTAGTATTTgaatatactatacatacatatgtatggatatagcatattttaaatgcacatttaaatataaataataaattagctattttaaaaatttataatcttatCAAAATTTTCGAATGATATAAATAGTATGATAGGTTTTCCTtacatatgatattatacatatatacttatacatgtagatatgaaattgaaatatctaagatgataataaattgaaatataataggaaagcttgcattatatataattttgacttACAACATCTTCATTTTATCGATCTGATAAAACCGTCTGTAACATCTTTCAGTGTAGTTCTGTAGCGGAATTGTATTACTTGAGAAATTAtgattattcatattattagcATTTAAAATAAGTTTCTCGACCGAAAACATTTCGCACAGACAATTTTCATCGATTTCAACCATTTTCACTAGTCGATCACAATTTTCCGCAGCACTAAAGATGTGTCGCCTCGTGCTGCTTAGCGACGGCTTCTCGCAAGTGTACAGcaacttgatttttattttgttttcagaaTGTCAATCTAATggattcgtattttgaaatttatatataatatatgtaacttgtatgtatgtgtgtacgaagaaaattttaaaaagattAATTAAACCCATTGCAACACAGCAGGGATTTATTTTTCAACGTGGAATTTGGCACAAGCTAGATTTATTGAACCGCGTTATGTAACAAAAGGGGTGGTTAAATTTGGAGTAAAATAAGTTGCCGAAGTAATCGGGGACGAAGGtggatgttaattttttttataaagggggaaagttttttttagttCAGTATGGATTTTTTGCGTGCGTTTAGCCGGCAAAAATAGGGTGGAAGTGACGGGAAAACAGGTGGGTTGCGAGTAGCGAGTGGCGCCGGCAACGAGTCATCATGGGCGCCGTCTCATGGCGGCCTTGGCGCCCGCAGGTCGGCGCCACCAAACAATAATAAACCTCGCGTGTCCAATCCAAGTCGCCATCTCCAAACAGAGGGGGAAATAGTCGATCGGGACCGGGAGTCGCCACCGACAACGAACACACTCGATCCATATTTATCATTCACCTCCCCGGCTCTGGTCGGATTGAGGTCGACTTGGGACCCTTGTCAAActtcttttcaatttttaaataaatctcatacaatatttgtatgttggtatggggtctacctcacgggccggaatgtgaaattaccgaaatcgcaaatatcggaaggcaaagatcgaaaatcgaaagatcttaagtcgaaagatcaaaaaaaagggtgcatggtaaacggtacatactcacttaatttgcgcgagcaggatacaacaggaacaagaggaacaggcttttcctcccgtattaatgtgcgcgcgcagaatacgggaggaaaagcctgttcctcttgttcctgttgtatcttgctcgcacaaattaagtgagtatgtaccgtttaccatgcacccttttttttgatctttcgacttaagatctttcgattttcgatctttgccttccgatatttgcgttttcggtaatttcgcattccggctcgtcacggagaccggttggTATGACATTATAAATCTCATCAGTATGAATCATAGCACAAATATCTCAAAAGGATACTCATTGACATTAAAAGTCTTAACCTACATGCCTTTCATCTaggaaaataggaaaatttaagaaattaattctttcataaatatagttttttttaaagtaaaatgaGGCATTTAGAAGAGAAAATCAAAACATtgtaatatattcatttattgatgcaacatattttatttaatattcaataaaatgacacaaattaaatctaaataattatttttataaattaaacaagTTTCTGGTTGATCGACACAGAACAATCTAAGAAatgatttttgtgtacaaatacaattttaatcgaGTTTGACTGCTAAACAAATAAAGGTTTTATGTAAACATGATAtcagtatatacgtatatatatgtatatatgtatattcaaaaatgGAGATATATATATCGTGTTGTATGAAGCAAGTTATTCTGAATTTAAAGTGAAAAAATTAGAATAACGAGATGAATGAAACATATGGAATatgaaataggaaaatttacGAAAAATAAAGTTGTCAATATAAACACTTCTTTAATAGAAAGCAAACATGATAATATGTGCAGTGAAGCTACTATTCAATCCAATGAATATTTTGTTGTCATCGATGATTTTTAGATTGTGGTTTAATACTAGattaaaaatttgatgattttggaCGATTTTCTTTTACGAAGTTCATTATATTCTAaggaaatttaataaatgtccACCTTTAGAAatcctaaataaataaacctaCAAGCTGCCTAAATAATTGTTATgatttaattaagtttaaatttttgtacatcaAAGTtaacttataaatatttgaaaaaaagtgtTCACTACCCTTTAttctatacaaataaaaatggagGGTTGAAATACTTGTACTATAAATGACATATTACAGCCAGAAATTACAATAGACGCAAAATGCGAAACACGCAAGTCCGATGCTATTTTCTAACCCCTTGAAATATATTTCTCGGTAAACTAACCTATTATTCTTTTGATTCCGTGATAAAAATGATTATGCAATGCATTTACTGTGTAGGTGAAATGATTGAAtatctttttactttttttttatctaaatcgttttatataatacatacaaaaaaagatTATTGTTTTTTGGCATTTTTTCTGTTGTAGATGAAAGTGAATGAGCAGCAAATAAAAACTTTACAGAGGGATTTAAAACTAGCAGACGCTAAAATATTATCTATGAAGGATGTGCTCAAATCCAAAGACGAATACACTGCAGTCATCAATCGTGACTTTCAACATATAAAAGAGTAAGTACTTAAAAGAGTAATTGGAAATTtacaaaattctaaatttttttcTCATCCTAGGAAAATGTCAGATAAAACTATGGAATCTGAAAAGAAGTCGAAAGATTTGGAAGACAAAATTGCAGAGATAGCTGATTTAAACAATCAAATGAAGTTGTTAAGGACTCAGCTCGATGTAGCAAACGAAAAATTAACTAGATGGCCATTTTACATATTCGACTGGTGTAACAGTTTTGGAAAtcagattcaaatattcaataaattaagGAAATGGACAGATTTTCCCATAACTGCAATGAAACGTGTCATAAATACTGTTACAGGCACACCATAAAGAAGCTACAGgagtttgaataatttattgattgtctttaattttgattatttattttatatattataatacgaaTAGCTAagggttttcatatttttaatattgtatgaaatatattccgtgaatatgcatttaaatttttttatcaggTAATAATTATTAGTATCAAGTTTTCTTTtccttaatataaaatataaattacctGTAGATCTgagaaaaaaagaaatataatatttaatgtgctATGCAACACATTCGTATTACGAAGATGTAAACAATCCTGCTGTGGTATTTATTTAGTACAAAATcaatatatcaattttataatttaactttattgtttgatttccgaatttttttgtaaatggtATAAATGAAACAATATAGACATTTgccaactattttatttttctaattatttcTAATTAGAAGTATATGAAGATGTATACATATTCGCAATATttcttgtatttacatatataatataatataaagatatttCTCAATTAAACAACTGATGACAATTCAGTATATCAAACACTATTTAATATTGTCAttctaaataacaaaaaaagtataCTTATATTGCCAAAtttctaaaatatgtatttcaatagaGATTCATTATAAAacagtaatattataaataatttatgattCATACGAAGCGATGAGCATTATTATTGCTCATTTTGTATATTaagatacataaataatttcattgaatCTTATGATCCCGTTAACCCAGATATGCCCATTGacataatatgatttatatagtatatactATCTATATAATTCTTTATTGAAGAAACATAGAGatgttaattattgaatttgacTTGTTATCATTAAAGAAATAAACTTTTTAGGGTTATCCGGGTTAATGCTTATATTTGCAACAGTAACGTATCTTTAACATCGTTACAATTTAGTTATTACACATACACAATGACAATATGACAcacaaatatacaatatgtgaAATTGAAAGAAAACCGTTACACAACACATACTCGTAGATTcactaaaatttgaaaaatgatgcacaaaattgtaattttctaaatttattatatttggccCTGTTTCCTAGAATGTGCAATTTGATACGATAAtgtttatttcttaaaaattgCAGCGAGTCTaaacaatacaaataattttttttttaaaagttacTGAAAACACTATAATTTAACTAATTTTTGTACTTCTTGCATAGGCCAATTTATGATGGATAAATCTACCAAAAGTAAAGCTCTCTAATATGTTACTAGCAATACAAGTTCACATGCAAGACCGTTTTATCGACTgtgtagtatataataaatcacTGGGCATACTTTCTATTATAACATACGGGACTACAATGGCTAAAATATTTACAGAATGTTGATATGTAAGTTAATAAAGTTCTATACGAGCAGTATGGTTTAAATTGAATAGCTGAAAACGATAagcacaaaaaatatacgaatactAACTAATAAACAATTAATGTTAATGTGAAGTTGCTAGTGGTGAAATTTTACTTTACGCTTTCAAGCTTGCAAGTTGAACTAATATTGAAGATACTTATTAATCCTTGGTAAGAATGATTTTAGcactataataataacaatgatgACAAATACcgacaaacatatatgtattatattctaTTGAATAATTTGGATTGGTAACAATACACATTAGTTACATATCTCACATATGAGTGAAACAGATGTACGCAGTTGGCGACAACAcagaaacatatatatgtacctacatatatgtagatttcatCTATCGGAAATAAACTCAACAAGTTTTTGCCTAAATATGATTACGACATAGAGAAAAAATCACAACCACAAGTACTATGCACTATAAAAGCATAAGGTACACttttacatgtattata
Coding sequences:
- the LOC143912373 gene encoding uncharacterized protein LOC143912373, which encodes MPYKIQRLFLFLSKTSSDVKQTAFLCYKLLAELTSRLRVLLTEAAVPRNFSAVCKDKVLLERDVCEAQERATGLQTLWQNCKNDLVAARLDAASAQRQLTSERTKLRQTKDQVGDLMSKMKVNEQQIKTLQRDLKLADAKILSMKDVLKSKDEYTAVINRDFQHIKEKMSDKTMESEKKSKDLEDKIAEIADLNNQMKLLRTQLDVANEKLTRWPFYIFDWCNSFGNQIQIFNKLRKWTDFPITAMKRVINTVTGTP